The Streptomyces sp. A2-16 sequence TGATCCTGCGTGAGGTGTGGTACGGCTCGTCCCGGTTCGGTGACTTCGAACGCGTCCTGGGCTGTCCTCGTAACCTCTTGGCGACGCGGCTTCGGATGCTGGTGGAGGAAGGGATCCTCGCGACCGAGACGTACAAGGAGCCCGGTTCGCGAAGTCGGCCGAAGTATGTGATCACCCCGAAGGGCATGGATCTGTTGCCCGCCGTGATGGGGCTGCTGCAGTGGGGTGACCGGTACCGCGCCGACCCGGAAGGGCCCGCGGTACTGGCTCGGCATCGCGAGTGCGGCGGGCACGTCGACGTCGGGATTCGCTGCGAACGAGGCCACCCGGTAGAAGTGAAGGACATCGAGAGCGTCCCCGGCCCAGCCTTTCGTATGAGGTCGTCCGAGTGAACCGAGGACTCCACCGTCAGCTTTCCGTATGCCGGCCGTTCTGTGGTGTACGCGCTTGCGGTCCAGGAAGCGCAGTGTGCAGCGGTCCGCTGCGCAGATGCGCACGCGCCGGTCACCCCCGTCTCCCGCAGGGGTGTGCTGAGACGGGCGGTGGCGCAAGCTGACGCTGTTGAATCGGTGAACAGAACTGGTTGTTCGATCGGGAGTGAGCCGACGCACCGTCGGAGGTCGGCCGCCCCAGCGGAAAGGAACAGTCCATGGACGAGCAGGGTGAGCATTTCGACGTCGTCGTACTCGGCGCGGGCCCCGGCGGATACGTAGCCGCCATCCGGGCCGCCCAGCTGGGCAAGAGCGTCGCGGTCGTCGAGGAGAAGTACTGGGGCGGCGTCTGCCTGAACGTGGGCTGTATCCCCACCAAGGCCCTGCTGCGCAACGCCGAGCTCGCGCACATCTTCACGCGCGAGGCGAAGACCTTCGGCATCAAGGTCGAGGGTGAGGTCTCCTTCGACTACGGGGAGGCCTTCCGTCGCAGCAGGAAGGTCGCGGACGGCCGGGTCAAGGGCGTCCACTACCTGATGAAGAAGAACAAGATCACGGAGATCAGCGGTCGTGGCACGTTCGTCGATCCGCACACGCTCCAGGTGGCCGACTTCGAAGGCAACACTCGCACCATCGGATTCGACCACTGCGTCATCGCCGCCGGGGCGAGCCCCAAGCTGCTGCCCGGCACGCGCCGTACATCGCGTGTGGTGACGTTCGAGGAGCAGATCCTGGCCGAGGATCTGCCGCAGTCGATCGTGATCGCGGGCGCCGGTGCGATCGGAGTCGAGTTCGCCTACGTGCTGCACAACTACGGCGTGAAGGTGACGATCGTCGAGTTCCTGGACCGCGTCGCCCCGCTGGAGGACGCCGAGGTCTCCGCCGAACTTGCCAAGCAGTACCGGAAGTTGGGCATCGACGTCCTCACCTCGACGCGCGTCGAGTCGATCGACGAGTCCAGCCCACTGGTCCGTGTCACGGTCACCGGCAAGGACGGTACCCAGCAGGTGCTCGAAGCCGACAAGGTCCTGCAGGCGATCGGCTTCGCCCCGAACGTCACCGGCTACGGCCTGGAGAACACCGGCGTGCGCGTCACCGAACGCGGCGCGATCGACGTCGACGGCCGTTG is a genomic window containing:
- a CDS encoding helix-turn-helix domain-containing protein yields the protein MDAWTEVPQDAGMDPRLDRDTSNCSIARTLEVVGEKWTILILREVWYGSSRFGDFERVLGCPRNLLATRLRMLVEEGILATETYKEPGSRSRPKYVITPKGMDLLPAVMGLLQWGDRYRADPEGPAVLARHRECGGHVDVGIRCERGHPVEVKDIESVPGPAFRMRSSE
- the lpdA gene encoding dihydrolipoyl dehydrogenase, translating into MDEQGEHFDVVVLGAGPGGYVAAIRAAQLGKSVAVVEEKYWGGVCLNVGCIPTKALLRNAELAHIFTREAKTFGIKVEGEVSFDYGEAFRRSRKVADGRVKGVHYLMKKNKITEISGRGTFVDPHTLQVADFEGNTRTIGFDHCVIAAGASPKLLPGTRRTSRVVTFEEQILAEDLPQSIVIAGAGAIGVEFAYVLHNYGVKVTIVEFLDRVAPLEDAEVSAELAKQYRKLGIDVLTSTRVESIDESSPLVRVTVTGKDGTQQVLEADKVLQAIGFAPNVTGYGLENTGVRVTERGAIDVDGRCRTSVPHIYAIGDVTAKLMLAHAAEAMGVVAAETIAGAETMELDYVMIPRSTFCQPQIASFGYTEAQAREKGYDVQVAKFPFTANAKAHGLGDATGFVKLISDAKYGELLGGHLIGPDVTELLPELTLAQQWDLTVHEVARNVHAHPTLGEAVKEAVHGLAGHMINM